In Pseudomonadota bacterium, a single genomic region encodes these proteins:
- the kdsA gene encoding 3-deoxy-8-phosphooctulonate synthase produces MNQIRPQPRHVTVGQVTFGNDRPLSLIAGPCQLESRAHAHEMCQALSELTARLGIGLVYKTSFDKANRTSLNGQRGLGMEKSLPIMAELRETYGCPVLTDIHSVEQCGPVAEAVDVLQIPAFLCRQTDLLLAAGQTGKTINVKKGQFLAPWDMKNVVAKVTAAGNPNVLATERGVSFGYNTLV; encoded by the coding sequence ATGAACCAGATCCGCCCTCAGCCCCGCCATGTGACCGTCGGCCAGGTGACCTTCGGCAACGACCGGCCCTTGTCCCTGATCGCCGGCCCCTGCCAGCTCGAATCCCGCGCCCATGCGCATGAGATGTGCCAGGCGCTGAGCGAGCTCACGGCCAGGCTCGGCATCGGCCTCGTCTACAAGACCTCGTTCGACAAGGCGAACCGCACCAGCCTCAACGGTCAGCGCGGGCTCGGCATGGAGAAGAGCCTGCCGATCATGGCCGAGCTACGCGAGACCTATGGTTGTCCGGTACTCACCGACATCCATTCCGTCGAGCAATGCGGACCGGTGGCGGAGGCCGTCGATGTTCTGCAGATCCCGGCCTTCCTCTGCCGCCAGACCGACCTGCTGCTGGCGGCGGGCCAGACCGGAAAGACGATCAACGTGAAGAAGGGCCAGTTCCTGGCGCCCTGGGACATGAAGAACGTCGTCGCCAAGGTGACCGCCGCCGGGAATCCGAACGTGCTGGCCACCGAGCGGGGCGTCTCCTTCGGCTACAACACGCTCGT